A genomic segment from Garra rufa chromosome 5, GarRuf1.0, whole genome shotgun sequence encodes:
- the LOC141335120 gene encoding NACHT, LRR and PYD domains-containing protein 3-like: MRSDRSMYQPINFKSDDKRLNLKSVLPPKPICKKYDQSMNQPQDNTDPGVRHEVLNTFRSNLLKKFGRLYEGTVTQGKPTLLNEIYTELYITESESGEISNEHEVRQIETQSRRTATEDTAIKCNHIFRPLPGQDKAIRTVLTKGVAGIGKTVSVQKFILDWAEGKENQDVQLIFPLPFREINLMKDKTLSLSDLLHVFFPETKEMEISSDDYKVLFIFDGLDECRLSLDFKSKVKLCNISESASVDVLLMNLIVGNLLPSALIWITSRPAAADLIPSECVHRVTEVRGFNEPQKEEYFRKRISDQSLADRIISHLKSSRSLYIMCHIPVFCWISAAVLEKMLSPAETGEIPKTLTQMYTHFLILQTNIKHEKDYEKKVTDEDMILKLGKVAFEQLVKGNLIFYEEDLRECGIDATEASVYSGLCTQIFREEFGLYQGKVFCFVHLSIQEHLAALYVHLSWTNNNINVFDQIIKQSLRSKVKDWFQLNSSEHVSLSELHQRAVDEALKSKNGHLDLFLRFLLGLSVESHQILLQRIMTMKRSSSDSNEKTVEYIKMKISTIDSPEKSINLFHCLNELGDRSLVEEIQQYLRSGGISKAELSSSQWSAVVFVLLTSEEGLNEFCLDKFVKEKNNPENMKVFQKLLPVIKESRSVQLSCCGVTSKGCAALASALRSNPSHLRELDLSGNKLGDSVKLLSDGLQNPLCKLEKLGLSYCSVTDKGCAALSSALRSNPSHPRQLDLSYNELGDSVKLLSDVLQNPLCKLEKLWLWDCGVTDEGCAALASALRSNPSHLRELNLTENELGDSVKLLSDVLQNPLCKLEILWLYKCGVTNEGCAALASALRSNPSHLRELDLSYNKLGESGMKLLSDLKDDPHYKLERLYC; encoded by the exons atgaggagTGACAGATCTATGTATCAGCCAATTAATTTTAAGAGTGATGATAAAAGGCTTAACCTCaa GTCAGTCCTGCCACCAAAACCCATCTGTAAGAAATATGACCAGTCTATGAATCAACCACAGGACAACACAGATCCTGGTGTCAG aCATGAAGTCCTCAACACGTTTAGATCAAATCTGCTGAAGAAGTTTGGGCGTCTGTATGAGGGAACAGTGACGCAGGGAAAGCCAACACTcctgaatgagatctacacagagctctacatcacagagagtgagagtggagagatcagtaatgaacatgaggtcagacagattgagacacaatccaggagaacagcaacagaggacacagccatcaaatgcaatcacatctttagacctttacctggacaagacaaagccatcagaactgtgctgacaaagggagtcgctggcattggaaaaacagtctctgtgcagaagttcatcctggactgggctgaagggaaagagaatcaggacgtccagctcatatttccacttcctttcagagaAATCAACTTGATGAAGGACAAAACACTCAGTCTTTCAGATCTTCTTCATGTATTTTTCCCTGAAACTAAAGAAATGGAAATATCCAGTGATGACTATAAAGtgttgttcatctttgatggtctggatgagtgtcgtCTGTCTCTGGACTTTAAGAGTAAAGTGAAACTGTGTAATATATCTGAATCAGCCTCAGTGGACGTGCTGCTGATGAACCTCATTGTGGGgaatctgcttccctctgctctcatctggatcacctccagaccagcagcagctgatctcatcccctctgagtgtgtccatcgagtgacagaggtacgaggattcaatgagccacagaaggaggaatacttcaggaagagaatcagtgatcagagtctggccgacaggatcatctcacacctgaagtcatccaggagcctctacatcatgtgccacatcccagtgttctgctggatctcagccgcTGTTCTAGAGAAGATGTTGAGTCCAGCAGAGACTGGagagattcccaagactctcactcaaatgtacacacacttcctgatcCTTCAGACCAACATCAAACATGAGAAGGACTATGAGAAGAAGGTGACAGATGAAGATATGATCCTCAAACTGGGGAAAGTGGCTTTTGAGCAGCTTGTGAAAGGAAACCTGATCTTCTATGAGGAAGACCTGAGAGAGTGTGGCATTGATGCGACAGAAGCATCAGTTTACTCAGGATTGTGcactcagatcttcagagaggagtttGGCTTGTATCAGGGGAAAGTCTTCTGCTTTGTTCATCTGAGCATTCAGGAACATTTAGCAGCTCTATATGTGcatctctcctggacaaacaacaaTATAAATGTGTTTGACCAAATCATCAAACAGAGTTTGAGGTCTAAAGTGAAGGACTGGTTTCAACTCAATTCATCAGAACATGTTTCATTATCTGAGCTTCATCAGAGAGCTGTGGATGAGGCTCTAAAGAGTAAAaatggacatctggatcttttCCTGCGGTTTCTTCTGGGTTTGTCAGTGGAGTCTCATCAGATTCTCCTACAACGAATAATGACGATGAAAAGAAGCAGCTCTGACAGCAATgagaaaacagttgagtacatcaaGATGAAGATCAGTACCATTGACTCTCCAgagaaatccatcaatctgttccactgtctgaatgaactgggtGACCGTTCACTAGTGGAGGAAATACAACAGTATCTGAGATCTGGAGGAATAAGTAAAGCTGAACTCTCTTCATCTCAGTGGTCAGCTGTAgtttttgtgttgttgacatcagaaGAGGGCCTGAATGAGTTTTGTCTAGATAAATTTGTTAAAGAAAAGAATAATCCTGAAAATATGAAAGTTTTTCAGAAGTTGCTGCCTGTGATTAAAGAATCCAGATCAGTTCA GTTGAGTTGTTGTGGTGTCACATCtaaaggttgtgctgctctggcttcagctctgagatcaaacccctcacacctgagagaactggatctgtctgggaataaactaggagattcagtgaagctgctttctgatggactacaaaatcctctctgtaaactggagaaactggG gttgagttATTGCAGTGTCACAGataaaggttgtgctgctctgtcttcagctctgagatcaaacccctcacacccgaGACAACTGGATCTGTCTTACAATGAACTAGGAGAttcagtgaagctgctttctgatgtactacagaatcctctctgtaaactggagaaactgtg gttaTGGGATTGTggtgtcacagatgaaggttgtgctgctctggcttcagctctgagatcaaacccctcacacctgagagaactgaatctgACTGAGAATGAACTAGGAGAttcagtgaagctgctttctgatgtACTACAGAATCCTCTCTGTAAACTGGAGATACTGTG